The following coding sequences are from one Panthera leo isolate Ple1 chromosome E1, P.leo_Ple1_pat1.1, whole genome shotgun sequence window:
- the LOC122206724 gene encoding olfactory receptor 1G1-like, producing the protein MEWENLTSISAFVLLGLSKQPEQQEVLFGLFLFMYLVTVGGNLLIILAIIADAHLHTPMYFFLANLSLADACFVSTTVPKMLANIWIQNQAISYAGCLSQLYFFMLFVMLEAFLLAVMAYDRYVAICYPLHYVMVMSPGLCVFLVSASWIMNALHSLLHTLLMNNLSFCAERKIPHFFCDINPLLSLSCTDPFINELVIFTVGGLAGLVCVLCLIISYTHIFLTILKIPSIQGKQKAFSTCSSHLSVVSLFFGTSFCVYFSPPSTRSPQKGTVASVMYTVVTPVLNPFIYSLRNRDIKSSLRKLICKKKLFF; encoded by the exons ATGGAGTGGGAAAACCTGACCAGCATCTCAGCATTTGTCCTCCTGGGGCTTTCCAAGCAGCCAGAGCAGCAGGAAGTCCTCTTTGGGCTGTTTCTGTTCATGTACCTGGTCACAGTGGGCGGCAACCTCCTCATCATTCTGGCCATCATTGCTGATGCCCACCTCCAcacgcccatgtacttcttcctggccaaCCTCTCTCTTGCCGATGCCTGCTTTGTGTCCACCACAGTCCCCAAGATGCTGGCAAACATATGGATCCAGAATCAGGCCATCTCATATGCAGGGTGTCTATCGCAACTGTATTTTTTCATGCTGTTTGTGATGCTGGAGGCGTTCCTCTTGGCCGTCATGGCCTACGACCGCTATGTGGCCATATGCTACCCGCTCCATTACGTCATGGTCATGAGCCCTGGGCTCTGTGTCTTCCTAGTTTCTGCATCCTGGATTATGAATGCCCTCCACTCCCTCCTACACACACTCTTGATGAACAATCTGTCCTTCTGTGCCGAACGCAAGATCCCACACTTCTTCTGTGACATCAACCCACTTCTGAGTCTGTCCTGCACGGATCCCTTCATTAATGAGCTGGTGATTTTCACTGTCGGGGGCCTTGCAGGACTGGTTTGTGTGCTTTGCCTGATAATCTCTTATACACATATTTTCTTGACCATCCTGAAGATCCCCTCAATTCAGGGGAAGCAGAAAGCCTTTTCCACCTGCAGCTCTCATCTCTCTGTGGTTTCTCTATTCTTTGGGACTTCCTTTTGTGTTTACTTCAGTCCCCCCTCGACCCGCTCACCACAGAAGGGCACAGTTGCATCAGTGATGTACACAGTAGTAACCCCAGTGCTGAATCCCTTTATCTATAGCTTGAGGAACAGAGACATCAAGTCTTCCTTGAGAAAGCTAATTTG taaaaaaaaactttttttttaa
- the LOC122206725 gene encoding olfactory receptor 1D5-like yields MDGGNQTRISDFLLLGISESPEQQQVLFWMFLSMYLVTVVGNVLIILAISFDPRLHTPMYFFLASLSFTDLFFVTNTIPKMLVNLQSQNKAISYAGCLTQLYFLVSLVTLDNLILATMAYDRYVAICRPLHYVTAMSPGLCILLLTLCWSLSLLYGLTLTLFMTKVTFCGSRKIHYIFCEMYVLLRLACSNTQIIHIVLITTGIFIFLTPFGFMMISYIRIVRTILQIPSASSKYKAFSTCASHLAVVSLFYGTLCMVYLQPLQSYSMKDSVATVMYAVVTPMMNPFIYSLRNKDMHGALGRLLLGKAFQKVT; encoded by the coding sequence ATGGATGGAGGCAACCAGACTAGAATCTCTGACTTCCTACTCCTGGGGATTTCAGAGAGTCCTGAGCAGCAGCAAGTCCTGTTCTGGATGTTCCTATCCATGTACCTGGTCACAGTTGTGGGAAATGTGCTCATCATCCTGGCCATCAGCTTTGACCCCCGCTTGCACactcccatgtacttcttcctggccaGCCTCTCCTTCACCGACCTTTTCTTTGTCACCAACACAATCCCCAAGATGTTGGTGAACCTTCAGTCCCAGAACAAAGCCATCTCCTATGCGGGGTGTCTGACACAGCTCTACTTCTTGGTCTCCTTGGTGACACTGGACAATCTCATCCTGGCTacgatggcctatgaccgctatgtggccatctgccgCCCCCTCCACTATGTCACAGCCATGAGCCCGGGGCTCTGTATTTTGCTCCTCACCTTGTGTTGGTCACTTTCTCTCCTCTATggcctcaccctcaccctcttcATGACCAAGGTGACCTTCTGTGGTTCCCGGAAGATCCACTACATCTTCTGTGAGATGTATGTTCTGCTGAGGTTGGCCTGTTCCAACACCCAGATCATTCACATAGTGCTGATTACCACAGGCATCTTTATCTTCCTCACCCCCTTTGGGTTCATGATGATATCCTACATTCGTATCGTCAGAACCATCCTCCAAATACCTTCAGCCTCTAGTAAATAcaaagccttctccacctgtgctTCACATTTGGCTGTGGTCTCTCTTTTCTATGGGACGCTTTGTATGGTATATCTGCAGCCTCTCCAATCCTACTCCATGAAGGACTCAGTAGCCACAGTAATGTATGCTGTGGTGACGCCCATGATGAACCCtttcatctacagcctgaggaacaagGACATGCATGGGGCTCTGGGAAGACTGCTTCTAGGTAAAGCCTTCCAGAAGGTGACATGA